In Phyllostomus discolor isolate MPI-MPIP mPhyDis1 chromosome 2, mPhyDis1.pri.v3, whole genome shotgun sequence, the following are encoded in one genomic region:
- the NOL12 gene encoding nucleolar protein 12 isoform X1: MLCSGVVRPALLSLSARPTSRWSFYVRGQKAGCLGLRAVAVASTSLAQPSLPARSTPSCWEYLTGFHKRKVERKKAAIEEMKQRLKREQKKLREERHQEYLKMLAEREEALEEADELDRLVTAKTESVQYDHPNHTVTVTTISDLDLSGARLLGLAPPEQGAGPGSEEEVSSVEKPTRAFPRKSRDPLLSQRISSLTASLHAHSHKKVKRKHPRRAQDSTKKPPSATRTSKTQRRRLTGKAQHGGE, from the exons ATGCTGTGTAGTGGAGTCGTCCGCCCCGCCCTCCTTTCGCTCTCTGCGCGCCCCACCTCGCGGTGGTCCTTCTATGTGCGAGGCCAGAAAGCTGGGTGTTTGGGTCTCAGAGCAGTAGCAGTGGCTTCGACCTCTCTAGCtcagcccagcctccctgcacGTAGTACTCCCAGCTGTTG GGAGTACCTGACAGGTTTCCACAAGAGGAAGGTGGAGCGGAAGAAGGCAGCCATAGAGGAGATGAAGCAGCGGCTCAAGCGCGAACAGAAGAAGCTCcgggaggag CGCCACCAGGAATACTTGAAGATgttggcagagagagaggaggcactGG AGGAGGCCGATGAACTGGACCGGCTGGTGACAGCAAAGACAGAGTCAGTGCAATATGACCACCCCAACCACACGGTCACTGTGACTACCATCAGCGACCTGGACCTCTCTGGGGCCCGGCTGCTTGGACTGGCCCCACCTGAG CAGGGGGCCGGGCCCGGGTCTGAGGAGGAGGTGTCATCCGTGGAGAAGCCGACCAGAGCCTtccccaggaagtccagggaccCCCTGCTATCCCAGCG GATTTCCTCTCTCACGGCATCGTTGCACGCACACAGTCACAAAAAAGTCAAGAGGAAACACCCTCGACGGGCCCAGGACTCTACTAAGAAGCCCCCAAGTGCTACTCGTACGAGCAAGACCCAGCGCCGCCGGCTGACCGGCAAAGCCCAGCACGGCGGAGAGTGA
- the NOL12 gene encoding nucleolar protein 12 isoform X2 produces MGRNKKKKRDGDNRRPRLVLSFDEEKRREYLTGFHKRKVERKKAAIEEMKQRLKREQKKLREERHQEYLKMLAEREEALEEADELDRLVTAKTESVQYDHPNHTVTVTTISDLDLSGARLLGLAPPEQGAGPGSEEEVSSVEKPTRAFPRKSRDPLLSQRISSLTASLHAHSHKKVKRKHPRRAQDSTKKPPSATRTSKTQRRRLTGKAQHGGE; encoded by the exons ATGGGCCGCAACAAGAAGAAGAAGCGAGATGGCGACAACCGACGGCCACGGCTCGTCCTCAGCTTCGACGAGGAGAAACGGCG GGAGTACCTGACAGGTTTCCACAAGAGGAAGGTGGAGCGGAAGAAGGCAGCCATAGAGGAGATGAAGCAGCGGCTCAAGCGCGAACAGAAGAAGCTCcgggaggag CGCCACCAGGAATACTTGAAGATgttggcagagagagaggaggcactGG AGGAGGCCGATGAACTGGACCGGCTGGTGACAGCAAAGACAGAGTCAGTGCAATATGACCACCCCAACCACACGGTCACTGTGACTACCATCAGCGACCTGGACCTCTCTGGGGCCCGGCTGCTTGGACTGGCCCCACCTGAG CAGGGGGCCGGGCCCGGGTCTGAGGAGGAGGTGTCATCCGTGGAGAAGCCGACCAGAGCCTtccccaggaagtccagggaccCCCTGCTATCCCAGCG GATTTCCTCTCTCACGGCATCGTTGCACGCACACAGTCACAAAAAAGTCAAGAGGAAACACCCTCGACGGGCCCAGGACTCTACTAAGAAGCCCCCAAGTGCTACTCGTACGAGCAAGACCCAGCGCCGCCGGCTGACCGGCAAAGCCCAGCACGGCGGAGAGTGA
- the LGALS1 gene encoding galectin-1 — protein MTVGLVVQNLNLKPGGCIRVQGEVAADPKSFTVNLGKDENNLNLHFNPRFKFYGDVKQLIFNSRKAGAWETELRDTVFPLEPGSTIEVSVFFDKAELTTKLPDGHTFKFPNRHNVDIINYLEIHGDLKLKRLTFE, from the exons ATGACTGTT GGTCTGGTGGTCCAAAACCTGAACCTCAAACCTGGGGGATGCATTCGAGTGCAGGGTGAGGTGGCCGCCGACCCCAAAAG CTTCACCGTGAACCTGGGCAAAGATGAGAACAACCTGAACCTGCACTTCAATCCTCGCTTCAAATTTTACGGGGACGTCAAACAGCTGATATTCAACAGCAGGAAGGCAGGGGCGTGGGAGACGGAGCTTCGGGACACTGTCTTCCCTTTGGAGCCTGGAAGCACCATCGAG GTGAGCGTCTTCTTCGACAAGGCAGAGCTGACCACCAAGCTGCCCGATGGACACACATTCAAGTTCCCCAACCGCCACAACGTGGACATCATCAATTACTTGGAAATACATGGTGACCTGAAGCTCAAGCGTCTGACGTTTGAATGA